A DNA window from Arachis duranensis cultivar V14167 chromosome 3, aradu.V14167.gnm2.J7QH, whole genome shotgun sequence contains the following coding sequences:
- the LOC107478007 gene encoding uncharacterized protein LOC107478007: MTWVTLASKIDVPEEMKDFRPISMFFPLLLKLIAWNGERLEKQFLKAFPGLMSPGSFIPLFPYLIDLPILVVALERVEKSSGPLIGNSIASIQQNTAPKMLLALMDEAYTGSTIEDGGGDFESDDNSAIDVSDPLFLELLKDENDGIAERPWSSPVMATLLQAAANSPYSDRLKAVLSMAPHLLDVYFSIALRDVNDSLICALIPLLMSRFATLFPDKVFSYEVRNRLLEFMLSTFQHSPNFIALLKKPIMDRLGEAYDSPEKTELALQLCWAIGEHGGGGESHKDEARELFESLELLLYENLSSSRLGMTQEVSLGPDKDNYRRSSQSRLLCFVITAISKLATHHRELAPRARVSLGKVARSRISDVRVWRRACDFLALMNDPAICASILGPSRSPTGKVGSINWNQGATKMIAHVPFYILGEQEGPPFNDFSFSDILPGRR; this comes from the exons ATGACATGGGTGACTCTAGCCTCAAAGATAGATGTGCCAGAAGAAATGAAGGACTTCAGACCAATAAGCATG TTTTTTCCTTTGTTGTTAAAACTGATCGCTTGGAATGGTGAAAG ATTAGAGAAACAATTTTTGAAAGCTTTCCCTGGATTGATGTCACCTGGATCATTTATTCCGTTATTCCCATATTTAATAGACTTGCCGA TTTTGGTAGTGGCATTGGAGAGGGTGGAAAAAAGCTCAGGACCACTTATTGGAAATAGCATAGCTTCGATTCAGCAGAATACTGCTCCTAAG ATGCTACTTGCCCTTATGGATGAAGCCTACACTGGTTCAACAATAGAAGATGGTGGAGGAGATTTTGAATCTGACGATAACAGTGCAATTGATGTATCTGATCCTTTGTTCCTCGAGCTTTTAAAGGATGAAAATGATGGTATCGCT GAACGTCCTTGGTCATCTCCAGTGATGGCAACTCTATTGCAGGCTGCTGCTAATAGTCCTTACTCTGATAGGCTGAAAGCAGTACTTAGCATGGCACCCCATCTTCTTgatgtttacttctctatagcATTGCGTGATGTCAACGACT CTCTGATCTGTGCATTGATTCCCCTTCTTATGTCAAGATTTGCTACCCTATTTCCAGATAAAGTATTTTCTTATGAG GTCCGAAACCGGCTTTTGGAGTTTATGCTTTCTACTTTTCAGCATTCTCCAAACTTCATTGCTCTTCTAAAG AAACCTATAATGGACAGACTTGGAGAAGCTTATGACAGCCCAGAAAAG ACAGAATTGGCATTGCAATTATGCTGGGCCATTGGAGAGCATGGTGGAGGTGGTGAATCTCACAAAGACGAAGCTCGTGAGCTTTTTGAGAGTTTAGAGCTCCTTTTGTATGAAAACCTTTCCTCTAG TCGTCTCGGCATGACGCAGGAGGTGTCCCTTGgtcctgataaggataactacaGACGGTCATCACAATCGAGGCTTCTATGTTTTGTTATAACAGCCATTTCAAAGCTTGCTACACACCATCGCGAATTAGCACCAAGAGCACGTGTATCCTTGGGCAAG GTGGCCCGTTCTCGAATTTCAGATGTGAGGGTGTGGAGACGTGCATGCGATTTCCTGGCTCTGATGAATGATCCTGCTATATGCGCATCCATATTGGGGCCTTCACGGTCTCCAACAGGCAAAGTTGGCAGCATAAATTGGAATCAAGGTGCAACAAAGATGATTGCACACGTTCCTTTTTACATTCTAGGGGAACAAGAAG GGCCACCGTTTAATGATTTCTCATTCTCAGATATCCTACCAGGGAGGCGATGA
- the LOC107478150 gene encoding uncharacterized protein LOC107478150 gives MDVRITVKSGEIDNYQIGTEDKLIWSCSDDGSFFVKSFITSVESNALGFSKTRHTFDNIWQGIVPPRVEMMGWFLILGKLNTMKRLAQINVVGANEVTCALCGLYDEDIDHLFIHCNYVFHLWNKAIVVGEIIWVKPKGVRSFFEYWCKQEVVRVGRRRWINCWFAIVWVICWIRNQFIFERNDISWENAWEFIMYQLKEWEMLNKRRKEEQSTIVQGATSSLEPVVNIEYEFSWWICDEYVASKQCMAVGGYLVNAENNIVVLLCEFLNADSRVNVLVECIEASV, from the exons ATGGATGTCAGGATTACTGTCAAGAGCGGGGAGATTGACAATTATCAAATCG GTACAGAAGATAAGCTCATTTGGAGTTGCTCCGATGATGGAAGTTTCTTTGTAAAGTCCTTCATCACTTCAGTGGAGTCAAATGCGTTGGGCTTTTCTAAAACACGTCATACTTTTGATAATATCTGGCAGGGAATAGTACCTCCGAGGGTGGAGATGATGGGCTGGTTTCTGATATTAGGCAAGCTCAACACGATGAAAAGGCTCGCCCAAATTAATGTGGTGGGTGCAAATGAGGTAACTTGTGCTTTATGTGGTTTATATGATGAGGATATAGATCACCTATTCATCCATTGTAATTATGTTTTTCATTTGTGGAATAAAGCTATAGTTGTGGGAGAAATTATATGGGTTAAGCCAAAGGGGGTGAGGAGTTTCTTTGAATATTGGTGTAAGCAAGAGGTGGTGAGAGTGGGAAGGAGAAGGTGGATAAATTGTTGGTTTGCAATAGTATGGGTGATATGTTGGATTAGAAaccaatttatttttgaaagaaatgaTATATCGTGGGAGAATGCATGGGAGTTTATTATGTACCAGCTAAAAGAATGGGAAATGCTtaacaaaagaagaaaggaagagcAGTCAACTATTGTTCAAGGGGCTACAAGTAGTCTAGAACCAGTTGTGAACATTGAATATGAATTTTCTTGGTGGATTTGTGATGAATATGTTGCTTCAAAACAATGTATGGCAGTGGGTGGCTATCTTGTGAATGCCGAAAATAATATTGTTGTGCTTTTATGTGAGTTTTTGAACGCAGATTCTAGAGTTAATGTCTTGGTGGAGTGCATTGAAGCATCCGTTTAA